From the genome of Clarias gariepinus isolate MV-2021 ecotype Netherlands chromosome 28, CGAR_prim_01v2, whole genome shotgun sequence, one region includes:
- the LOC128515577 gene encoding GTPase IMAP family member 4-like — protein sequence MASSKERRKRCRREGSTVDRDSPAKISKLLSSCPSQDGDDDFDGGSEDLCRPQRCQSIPLVPPSMSEVRIVLLGEDVLQTNRVGNFILGRSAFQIEVLSSVKLHCERASGQVEGKNITIINTPHLYNPQLSQEELNQRVKTCITLTDPGPHVFLLVLQSVTNTHKQHNRVKNTLETYSPLSRECSIVITTGKDHGVFSECEVRHHRIHDISAFDKHQVLQLLGKIDMLLKETGGTDLQARKITLRRHQDHFTGETSKTDGETLRENLKENKGK from the exons ATGGCGTCGAGCAAAG AACGGAGAAAGCGGTGCCGACGTGAAGGAAGCACAGTCGATCGGGACTCCCCTGCCAAGATCTCCAAGCTGCTCTCCTCCTGTCCGTCTCAGGATGGGGATGACGATTTTGATGGAGGAAGTGAAG ATTTATGTCGCCCTCAGAGATGCCAGAGCATACCTCTTGTACCTCCCTCAA TGTCTGAAGTGAGGATTGTACTTCTGGGGGAAGATGTTCTCCAAACCAACAGAGTGGGAAACTTCATACTGGGCAGATCTGCATTTCAGATTGAAGTTCTTTCTTCAGTAAAGCTGCACTGTGAGAGAGCCAGTGGTCAGGTGGAGGGAAAAAACATCACTATCATCAACACTCCTCATCTCTACAACCCTCAGCTCTCTCAGGAGGAACTTAATCAGAGAGTAAAAACGTGCATTACTCTCACTGATCCTGGACCTCATGTGTTTCTTTTAGTGCTTCAGTcagtaacaaacacacataaacaacaTAACAGAGTCAAAAACACACTGGAGACTTACAGCCCACTGTCTAGGGAATGCTCAATAGTGATAACTACAGGTAAAGACCATGGAGTCTTCAGTGAATGTGAGGTGAGACACCACAGAATACATGATATATCTGCATTTGATAAACATCAAGTTCTCCAGCTTTTGGGGAAAATAGATATGCTGCTGAAGGAGACTGGAGGAACTGACTTACAAGCAAGGAAAATTACACTGAGAAGACATCAGGATCATTTTACTGGAGAAACATCAAAGACAGATGGAGAAACACTAAGGGAAAATCTGAAGGAGAATAAAGgtaaataa
- the LOC128515578 gene encoding uncharacterized protein LOC128515578 encodes MSPIKHIWDVLDRRIRQRVPVPANIQQLCTAIEEEWTNIPLPTINNLINSMRRRCVALQSKLTPHLKLVMLRMKGVKTSISNLLLSENTSQVQTDHSLMCVKQGEVCGNLITLVEIPALFNNQLSEQEVMRLTLHCVSICDPGVHAFLIAVPGDALTDEKQSELEMFQSIFGSRVHDHTIFLINQQSQRQQLHESLHSVIKACGGRYGFYSSRTDADELITRVKDLLKENCSHLYTMAMYTYEQIQTQLQYKSEKEYLQQQMTELKISNQTKVYFSGTTYLSECSTLNRLVTRCN; translated from the exons ATGTCACCCATTAAGCATATTTGGGATGTTCTGGatcggcgtatacgacagcgtgttcCAGTTCCTGCCAATATTCAGCAACTTTGCACAGctattgaagaggagtggaccaacattccactgCCCACAATCAACAACCTGATCAACTCTATGCGACggagatgtgttgcactgc aATCAAAACTGACTCCACATTTGAAACTAGTGATGCTGAGGATGAAAGGAGTAAAGACCTCAATATCTAATCTTTTATTGAGTGAAAATACATCACAGGTCCAGACAGACCACAGCTTGATGTGTGTGAAGCAGGGAGAAGTGTGTGGAAACCTGATCACACTGGTGGAGATACCTGCTCTCTTTAACAATCAGCTCTCAGAACAGGAAGTGATGCGTCTGACTCTACACTGTGTCTCTATATGTGATCCTGGAGTTCATGCTTTCCTCATTGCTGTTCCTGGAGATGCTCTAACTGATGAAAAACAATCAGAACTAGAGATGTTTCAGAGTATCTTTGGCTCAAGAGTTCATGACCACACCATATTCCTCATCAACCAGCAGTCTCAGAGGCAACAGTTACACGAGAGTCTTCACTCTGTGATAAAGGCATGTGGAGGACGATATGGATTCTACAGCAGCAGAACAGATGCAGATGAACTCATTACACGCGTGAAGGACCTTCTAAAAGAGAACTGCAGTCATCTGTACACCATGGCCATGTATACTTATGAACAGATTCAAACACAGCTTCAGTACAAAAGTGAAAAGGAATATCTTCAACAGCAAATGACTGAACTCAAGATAAGCAATCAAACTAAag tctacttctcaggAACTACTTATCTATCAGAATGCAGCACTCTTAACAGGCTTGTAACAAGATGTAATTAA